The Glycine soja cultivar W05 chromosome 9, ASM419377v2, whole genome shotgun sequence sequence AATATCTCTTTCAACTTCATTATGATGACAATTTTGTTGACTTAAATTTGTGTGATTCAGGAATTATCAGGACGGATAATACGGGTAGAACTTgcaaagagattaaaaaaaccTCCTTCTCTTCCACCTCCTCCAGGTCCCCGTCCTGGAGAGACACGCCATGTAATTTATGCATCCAACCTTGCATGGAAAGCAAGATCTACCCATCTCAGACAAGTCTTCGCTGAAAATTTCAAAACGCCATCGTCAGCCAGGGTTGTCTTTGACAGCCCTTCTGGACGATCTGCTGGGTACggatttgtttcttttcttaccAGGGAGGATGCAGAGGCTGCCATTTCTACTGTGGATGGGAAGGTAATTATTATCTTATCGTTGGTTACTTGCTCTGCTATTTAATGACTGGGTCTGGGATAAATTATTTGTGTGCTTTGAAAAGCTATGCttgtagaaaataatatttaaacaaatttattttgaataacacTTTAGGTGTGCGTGTTTAGGTTCAAGAGAACTATCCTATAGCTTTCTTGGATACAAAACCATAAACTACCTAAAGGAGACTCAATCATTGTTTGGATGTGGATGGCTAAACTATATTTAAGTGTCTAGCTTAtagttgtattttgtttattgaaagaTTGAGTGGCTGGATATATGGTTTGAGGAATATAGGTTGAGTTAAATAGAAACAGTATTGTATCTTATTGACATACAAGGGCCTGTAAACTTTCATTACCTTCTGATTTTTCACTTGCTTTTTACCtcgtttacttttttttatttatctacaaGGATTTTGATTctagattttctttttaatttgggTTTCGGCCATTGAACATTTGAACTTATTATTTGCCATAAGTATATCCAGACAATGAGTAATTGCCCAAATTGGTTTTCTGTCAATAGTTTAGTAATACTTTAGAATCAATTTTTAATGATAGTTTCTACATGtttctttttcataattttgggtTATAGTAAGTAGCTTAGTTTGCATCTAGTAGCATTTTCTGTGCCAATATTTTACAATGACTAGAGAATCTTATGTTACTTTCCAAGATTTGGGTTGTGATTCTCGATGGGGCTTTTGGTTGGAACTAGGCAATATTATGTATGAAAGtacctttgaaaaaaaaatgatgctaTACTACAGTGATGCAAGAGTAAGATAGCATTGAGTAATTGTGAGGCTTTTAGGTTATTATGCTCAAGTCTGATGTTGCCGCTGGTGTTAATCTTGTACGTACAAGTGCTTATCAGTACAATAACAAAGTGGAAACAAGATGACTGAGTGAGACAATATATGACAACTCGTTTAGAATAAACTGGATAtcttaaacaaaataaacatgaaGATGCATACATATGCCTGGACTTGTAAGTAATAAGTTATTGAAATTTTCCTGCTGTTTATAACATCTATAGAATTAAAGCTGTGAAGTTGTTTGAATTTGAAGGAGGATGAGCATCTGAGTGTTTCTATCTGAGCGAGATCACTAGTTTGTTTGTCATTCTTTACTTTATTTAGCTCTTCAATAGTTCCATGTTTGATTCCTTACTACCTAAGTTGAGTCCATAGTACTATTTGGCCGAGTTTCCTCTACCTTATTTGGTATAAAGTCATTAACTTCAATTGTATGTATTATGCAGTCAAAATTTCTGCTGAaggaaaattatttatcatttgccTGTCCTTTTGCAGGAGTTAATGGGACGACCGCTTCGCCTAAAATTCAGTGAAAAGAATAAAGAAGCTGGAAGTCAAAATGATGAAGACCAAATTAAGGATGCTGGaagtgaagaagatgaagaCCAAGGTTCTGATGCTCAACCGgaagaatcataaattttagaTATACTTTTACTGATCTTTGGTCGTGGTTTGGGATTGAGTGAAAACCTCTACGAGCTAGAATTGTACTTCATGTATAAAGAACTATGGTGGATGAATTTCTGCATTCCCAATATTTTTCACTAAGGTCGAGTTTACTATCCCTTTAAAATGTGAGTGAAaatgtaagaattttttttatgttaattcttATAAATCTCCGCTCTGAATTTTTTCACTCCCATTTTTAAGGGTACTTAAGGggtgataaaattttaaaatctttccAGTTAAAACTTGCAAACCGTGTATCTTGAGACTAAGTTCAACTCATTGAGGTTCTAGCTTCCATGATCACACTGAGTTTGCACATATCAGATTAAAATGCATAAATTACTACCTAAGGTAACAAAATACTTTGTGTAAGCCTATGATGATTTGCATGTAAACCATCTACGGTTTCATAAAACTAAAGTCAAAATTCTGGCTTGAATGTAAGAAGCAACCAAAGACATTCTGGTTGAGGCATTTCTGCTTGGGAAGTGTTTTTCTGCAATTTTGGAATTGTTTCCTGCACTTCCCATATTGCTCTCGAAATGGTCATTCCAGAAGTAATATGGGGAGTGCGGGAAGCAATTGCCTTCTGCTTAAGTCTGATGAGGGCTGTCCATTGGGGATCATTTGGGCTACCATGTGTATCATGTTAAGGTGGTGCCACTAAGGAGATAAATGTGAACTAGCTATTGAATGTAATTAAGATTTAGGAGGCAACATTTGAGGTTGAACATATAATAGATTAGTTAAACTATTCATTTATAGCTGTTTTCATTTTAAGTTTTGGTCCTTATAcgaaaaaaatgtatgttttattccttgtacagttttattttgttatatggGTTTGTTATCGCTTGAAAGTTTTGTGGCAGTTTTATACAGTTAGAAAGTCTTATCTAGTGTTAGCGACAGTAAGGACAAAAATTTCGGTAAACATTTATATATTGAAACTACAacttataatgaaaaaaatatgtttttagtgcttatattttcatcaaatcttgattttaatttttgaattttacaaaaaaaaaacatttttaatgctTCCTCACACAACGTGGAGTTGTGCAATTTTCccaattataattttcatgtaTAGAAACTAAATCTTAAACATAGACATGTATAAGGAtcaaataaatagtttaattaaataatttttgtccTGGTCTTGTCATGCATCTTGTGCAATTAATGCAGAGCATTTCTTTTTGGGtacataatgaaaataatttcatttggtAGCTCATGAAATGCAAAGGACTCTCAAATATTTGTAGAATTGCATAAATTTGACACTTAAAAGAGTGTATAAGAGTCCTTACAAATTTTTTCAGACATGCTATTCCCTTAAAAGCGAAATTCAAGGAGTAAAAGTTGATTCTTTGTGGACGTGAACAGTATAATCAAGTGCgtataatttgattattatgtTCTCTTCTGTGCCTCGCATGTTGATCAAATTATTGAGCAATCTACTTTTGACCAAAATTGAAAGCAGCCTATTCTTCTTtgtatgatttgattttattttgaaagctatataaaatcttattaaaaCATCTATAAGCAGATTTGTATGCAATTTTACAATCGCCTTATTAAAACCAACtgacttaatttattttttatgataaaagaaTCTAACTTGATTATTGAGCAGATATATaagtgttataaattttttgataatattCAATTCTTacggataaaaattaaattaattattcaaaaataatgaaaggaaaaagaCTAAAAGAGACTATGTGACCTCACAAAAAAAATGAGGGTCCTCTTTAGACTTTAGTTTTGATGTTGTCAAAAGACTCAAAAGGGATTGGATCAGGAGTGTCTCGGCTTTTGTGCATATCATTATGTCTCcacataaattgaaaaaatggaCCGAGTCTTGGGGCATTATATATGATATTGACGGCACATCATTCATGTGAATAATTTCAGCAATTTCTGTCAGCAGAGAAAAACAGATGGAAAATGTTACTATAAGGTAAAAATTTGATGGTATCATAAACATTTCCTATGATGCAGTTAGGTCAGGCAGACAGCAAGACACAAAACTGACTGAGAATTTAGCAAATCATGTTTTACTTAGAGAACAAACTTTGTTAATTATTGATATTCCTTCAATCAATTGTTCtgactaataatttatttttggtaaGGCTGCGTGGATGGATTAAAGCATGTCAAACATGTATAATTATACTAATTGTCATTATCTTGCTAAATATTCTCCCACTTATGATCAGAATATATACTTTCTAATTTATCCGAAGAAAGCA is a genomic window containing:
- the LOC114425790 gene encoding 29 kDa ribonucleoprotein, chloroplastic-like — its product is MATLESALTLFAPQRFSAKAPISIKLHASTSHIFSSKSFFKTGRLCFQLCSTLQEVAPTEQTLEPIQPTDNVKKLYVVNLSWSLTAADITDLFAQCGTVTDVEIIKSKDGRSKGYAFVTMASGEEAQAAVDKFDSYELSGRIIRVELAKRLKKPPSLPPPPGPRPGETRHVIYASNLAWKARSTHLRQVFAENFKTPSSARVVFDSPSGRSAGYGFVSFLTREDAEAAISTVDGKELMGRPLRLKFSEKNKEAGSQNDEDQIKDAGSEEDEDQGSDAQPEES